Proteins from a single region of Penaeus monodon isolate SGIC_2016 chromosome 12, NSTDA_Pmon_1, whole genome shotgun sequence:
- the LOC119579495 gene encoding ras-related protein Rab-44-like, giving the protein MSADIGLTNTHPSTSGASSAGAAACPNATQGYLVTQDSLETGTGNGVLCRESSFSDSLEESGASDSLLCVNGSVSDIRSPDTGNEFSDSLEESCSDSDLTEYVDSDTGSFYSVHSNLTARGGDSSLSLEETEYHSETTVYSSTRSVHAALTSSASSLGSFGTPRSELSFASVPGHRNSFCAHASQRRSLEARSVSESSWEYASCPNLLHTQLSLTSPPPDRNRKPSVASASCANHLGGRRAARLSQGKPSTVSSDSMSTVDGAPSPKLGEDGDKKKKGLMSSFRKSRKTSRKLRLQKKAGDTDSISSAVSAVTSDGEPETVDSEASAPNSPLPVKNDIIKAANDDDKGEDTIDNVDSHQATHERLNGSSSPKGSADNSMNSSPAVSKKLNDTKKAADEKEERKKEKSKFGFLSRKDSKKQKADQKAPVESEALLANTDPETTSQSSSIKEEKDEGNDEAADAVSPLISSPEALEQAGDPSAAPEEPSAAPEEAPAAPEEASSPPAEEAPSAPKEAPSPPAESRSLSFRSYITSVQFVKNWTGSGDTRGSVDAPDSKDAKPAKPATAEENDAKKTTPKSPGNEAGASTDKREHLYKILVIGELGTGKTSIIKRYVHQFFSQHYRATIGVDFALKVLNWDSNTVIRLQLWDIAGQERFGNMTRVYYKEAVGAFVVFDVTRAQTFDAVTKWKTDLDTKVTLADGSPIPAVLLANKCDQPKEGVVNNPARMDDYCRERGFSGWFETSAKENINIDEASRFLVNKILSNEKQGMMMTESLDTDKFSIDGKANPTEKASCRC; this is encoded by the exons ATGAGCGCCGATATTGGCCTCACTAACACACACCCTTCAACCAGTGGAGCGTCCAGTGCTGGTGCTGCTGCGTGCCCGAATGCGACTCAAGGATATTTAGTGACGCAAGACTCGCTGGAAACTGGTACCGGCAACGGCGTACTCTGTCGGGAATCGTCCTTCTCCGATAGTCTGGAAGAAAGCGGCGCCAGTGATAGTTTGCTCTGCGTCAACGGCAGTGTGTCTGATATCCGTTCGCCCGATACTGGGAACGAGTTTAGTGACAGTCTAGAAGAGTCTTGTAGTGATTCTGATTTGACTGAGTACGTCGACAGTGATACGGGTTCTTTTTATTCGGTCCACTCTAACCTGACGGCTCGAGGTGGTGACAGTAGCTTATCGCTGGAAGAGACCGAGTACCACAGTGAAACTACCGTGTACAGTTCGACCCGGTCCGTCCACGCCGCGTTGACATCAAGTGCCTCTTCCCTCGGGAGCTTCGGCACTCCGCGGTCCGAGCTGAGCTTCGCTAGCGTCCCCGGCCATCGTAACAGTTTCTGTGCTCACGCCAGCCAGCGGCGGTCCCTCGAGGCGCGGTCAGTGAGCGAATCGTCGTGGGAGTACGCCAGCTGCCCCAACCTCTTGCACACGCAACTCAGCCTCACCTCGCCTCCCCCTGACCGCAACCGCAAGCCCTCCGTGGCCTCGGCCTCCTGCGCTAACCATCTCGGAGGAAGAAGGGCGGCTCGTTTGTCTCAAGGGAAACCCTCGACGGTGAGTTCAGACAGCATGAGTACTGTCGACGGCGCTCCTTCTCCCAAGCTGGGCGAAGACggggacaagaagaagaagggactCATGTCATCCTTCCGCAAGAGCCGCAAGACGAGCAGGAAGCTTCGCCTGCAGAAGAAGGCGGGCGACACTGACAGCATCTCGTCTGCGGTGTCGGCCGTGACCAGCGACGGCGAGCCGGAAACGGTCGACTCGGAGGCCAGCGCCCCCAACAGTCCCCTTCCCGTCAAGAACGACATCATCAAAGCGGCGAACGATGATGACAAAGGCGAGGACACCATCGACAATGTGGACAGCCACCAGGCCACCCACGAGAGGCTCAACGGCTCCTCCTCCCCCAAGGGCTCCGCCGACAACAGCATGAACTCCTCGCCGGCTGTTTCCAAGAAGCTGAACGACACTAAGAAAGCTGCTgacgagaaggaggaaaggaagaaggaaaagagcaaGTTCGGCTTCTTGTCTCGCAAGGACAGCAAGAAGCAAAAGGCCGATCAGAAGGCTCCCGTTGAGTCCGAGGCCTTGCTCGCCAACACGGACCCCGAGACGACTTCCCAGTCGTCGAGCatcaaggaggagaaggacgaaggcAACGACGAGGCCGCGGACGCAGTTTCTCCGCTGATTTCTTCTCCAGAAGCCCTCGAGCAGGCCGGGGACCCTTCCGCGGCCCCCGAGGAACCGTCCGCGGCCCCCGAGGAAGCTCCCGCGGCCCCTGAGGAAGCTTCCTCACCGCCCGCCGAGGAAGCTCCCTCGGCCCCCAAGGAAGCTCCCTCACCGCCCGCCGAGTCACGCAGCTTGTCCTTCCGCTCGTACATCACTTCCGTTCAGTTTGTCAAGAACTGGACAGGGAGCGGTGACACGAGAGGGAGCGTGGATGCTCCCGATTCGAAGGACGCGAAGCCGGCCAAGCCAGCGACTGCCGAGGAGAATGACGCCAAGAAGACAACGCCCAAGTCTCCTGGAAACGAG GCAGGTGCAAGCACAGACAAGCGCGAGCACCTGTACAAGATCCTGGTGATTGGCGAACTGGGAACCGGGAAAACGTCCATAATCAAGCGCTATGTCCACCAGTTCTTCAGTCAGCATTACCGGGCCACCATCGGTGTCGACTTCGCTCTCAAAGTCCTTAACTGGGATAGCAATACAGTTATCCGTCTGCAGCTCTGGGATATTgcag GCCAAGAGCGCTTTGGAAACATGACTCGGGTGTACTACAAGGAGGCCGTGGGAGCCTTCGTTGTTTTCGACGTGACTCGAGCCCAGACTTTCGACGCCGTGACCAAGTGGAAGACGGACCTGGACACGAAAGTCACCCTTGCGGACGGCTCTCCCATCCCTGCGGTTCTGCTTGCTAATAAG TGTGACCAGCCCAAGGAAGGGGTCGTAAACAATCCTGCCCGGATGGACGACTACTGCCGAGAGCGAGGTTTCAGTGGATGGTTCGAGACTTCTGCTAAAGAGAACATTAACATCGACGAAGCATCACGATTTCTTGTTAATAAG ATCCTAAGCAACGAAAAGCAGGGAATGATGATGACCGAATCCCTGGACACCGACAAGTTCTCCATCGACGGAAAGGCCAACCCAACCGAGAAAGCCAGTTGCCGATGCTAA
- the LOC119579798 gene encoding uncharacterized protein LOC119579798, whose translation MLLDWYPDSYYSCPDQPVIALGLKQVFTAFVMLGCGALASGVFLCLERTVFQFHYHQRRKRDQELSRGTLAQTKYLECESKNYSLCGNKRRIFQVNHEQ comes from the exons ATGTTACTCGACTGGTACCCCGATTCTTACTATTCGTGCCCAGACCAGCCTGTCATTGCCTTGGGCCTCAAGCAG gtgTTCACGGCATTCGTGATGCTCGGGTGCGGCGCCCTGGCAAGTGGCGTTTTCCTGTGCCTGGAAAGAACTGTCTTTCAGTTTCATTATCACCAGCGAAGGAAAAGGGATCAG GAACTAAGTAGAGGGACGCTTGCCCAGACGAAATACCTTGAGTGTGAAAGTAAAAATTACAGCCTCTGTGGAAACAAGAGGAGAATATTCCAGGTCAATCATGaacaataa